The proteins below are encoded in one region of Paeniglutamicibacter cryotolerans:
- a CDS encoding phenylacetate--CoA ligase family protein yields MSENSSNVELPNPLDPEETMSRDQIESIQLARLQETLAYAYDRVPLYKEKYDTAGVHPSDLKELPDLAKFPFTEKEDLRKTYPFGMFAVPQHEVARIHASSGTTGRATVVGYTQSDLDDWAKLGARCLRLSGVKPGWKVHNAYGYGLFTGGLGAHAAAERLGTTVIPMSGGQTDKQITLIQDFAPHAILCTPTYLLTIGDAMQKRGIDPASTSLKVAVLGAEPWTEEMRHELETMFQIDACDIYGLSEVMGPGVAGESNVTKDGSHIWEDHFRPEIVDAFDETKVLGDGEPGELVFTSLTKKALPIIRYRTHDLTRLLPGTARPGHRRMGRITGRSDDMIIMRGVNLFPSQIEEIALRVPGLSPHFRLEITRPGRMDQLAVLIERREDCTSDRADAAARELQREIKIHVGSSCEIRVVDPGSLERSSGKLKRIYDLRNK; encoded by the coding sequence ATGAGCGAAAACTCGTCCAACGTCGAGCTTCCGAATCCGTTGGATCCAGAAGAAACCATGAGCCGCGACCAGATCGAATCGATCCAGCTCGCGCGCCTGCAGGAAACGCTGGCCTACGCCTACGACCGAGTTCCGCTCTACAAGGAGAAGTACGATACCGCCGGTGTGCACCCGAGCGACCTGAAAGAACTCCCCGACCTGGCGAAGTTCCCCTTCACGGAGAAGGAGGACCTGCGCAAGACCTACCCGTTCGGCATGTTTGCCGTGCCGCAGCACGAGGTCGCCCGCATCCACGCTTCCTCCGGCACCACCGGCCGCGCCACCGTCGTCGGCTACACCCAGTCCGACCTGGACGACTGGGCCAAGCTCGGCGCCCGCTGCCTACGCCTCTCCGGCGTCAAGCCCGGCTGGAAGGTCCACAACGCCTACGGCTACGGCCTGTTCACTGGCGGACTCGGTGCCCACGCGGCTGCCGAGCGCCTGGGCACCACTGTCATTCCGATGTCCGGCGGCCAGACCGACAAGCAAATCACGCTGATCCAGGACTTCGCGCCCCACGCCATCCTGTGTACCCCGACCTATCTGCTGACCATCGGCGATGCCATGCAGAAGCGCGGCATCGACCCGGCGTCCACCTCCTTGAAGGTCGCCGTGCTGGGTGCCGAGCCGTGGACCGAGGAAATGCGCCACGAACTGGAAACCATGTTCCAGATCGACGCCTGCGACATCTACGGCCTGTCCGAGGTCATGGGCCCGGGAGTCGCCGGCGAATCCAACGTCACCAAGGACGGCAGCCACATCTGGGAGGACCACTTCCGCCCGGAGATCGTCGACGCGTTCGACGAGACCAAGGTACTAGGCGACGGCGAACCGGGCGAACTCGTGTTCACCTCGCTGACCAAGAAGGCCCTGCCCATCATCCGCTACCGCACGCACGACCTGACCCGGCTGCTTCCGGGTACGGCCCGGCCCGGCCACCGCCGCATGGGCAGGATCACCGGACGCAGCGATGACATGATCATCATGCGCGGCGTGAACCTGTTCCCGTCGCAGATCGAGGAAATCGCCCTGCGCGTGCCCGGCCTGTCCCCGCACTTCCGCCTCGAGATCACCCGGCCGGGCCGCATGGACCAGCTGGCGGTGCTCATCGAACGCCGCGAGGATTGCACCTCCGACCGTGCCGATGCAGCGGCCCGCGAACTGCAGCGTGAAATCAAGATCCATGTCGGTTCGTCCTGCGAGATCCGGGTCGTGGATCCGGGCTCGCTTGAGCGTTCCTCCGGCAAGCTCAAGCGCATCTACGACCTGCGCAACAAGTAA
- a CDS encoding DUF6924 domain-containing protein has translation MKMLPKSGQSLLVRTDFSDQAAWQLLAVEAEAENEDGCMAHLDMIDDPAFIDAAAPRLRAAVPTNEYGASVLFAADLRTLTEEGSPVIVIALGEDPTAFRCAVSELWAVGKTSTSQTWTGKLSPRTPGPPGSSVGSSKRDFSGTRTSCLG, from the coding sequence ATGAAAATGCTTCCGAAATCCGGTCAGTCACTCTTGGTTCGCACCGATTTCTCCGACCAGGCGGCCTGGCAGCTCCTGGCGGTCGAGGCAGAAGCTGAAAACGAGGACGGTTGCATGGCCCATCTCGACATGATCGACGATCCGGCATTCATCGACGCTGCGGCCCCACGTTTGCGGGCAGCTGTTCCCACCAATGAATATGGGGCTTCGGTGCTCTTCGCCGCCGACCTGCGCACGCTGACAGAGGAAGGGAGCCCGGTCATCGTGATCGCGCTGGGGGAGGACCCCACTGCGTTCCGTTGCGCAGTCTCCGAGCTGTGGGCGGTGGGAAAAACCTCAACATCGCAAACATGGACTGGGAAGCTTTCTCCGAGAACGCCGGGGCCGCCGGGGTCCTCCGTGGGTTCGAGTAAGAGGGATTTTTCGGGTACGCGAACCAGCTGCTTGGGTTAG
- a CDS encoding nicotinamide mononucleotide transporter, whose amino-acid sequence MDELFFNLFGQPLGTDTGTQVSLYAVSTLLTCFALLLLARRNDLGWWAQILAVFAGPLAIALQYDYAMLLLAAPAMGTAAFGLWKFSKSPNVGRFGRAVPVHGFSVKSLIWGAVLTLVFTALKLGPMLTTGFAFSQNVLNIWILAALEAVVLAALIGIANGLRWAWLAITISAVAYVAILFTNAPALATLGLLVFQFLASLYGWFCWRQSPADAEPAEAESNEYPPSPYNA is encoded by the coding sequence GTGGACGAACTCTTTTTCAATCTCTTCGGCCAGCCGTTGGGCACCGATACCGGCACGCAGGTCTCCCTGTATGCCGTCTCAACGCTACTGACCTGTTTTGCCCTGCTGCTACTGGCACGGCGCAACGACCTGGGCTGGTGGGCCCAGATCCTCGCTGTCTTCGCCGGCCCGCTGGCCATCGCCCTGCAGTACGACTACGCCATGCTGCTGCTGGCAGCCCCCGCCATGGGCACCGCTGCCTTCGGACTCTGGAAGTTCAGCAAGTCCCCCAACGTCGGCCGCTTCGGCCGCGCCGTTCCGGTCCACGGCTTTTCCGTGAAGTCGCTGATCTGGGGTGCTGTGCTGACTCTCGTGTTCACTGCGCTGAAGCTGGGTCCGATGCTCACCACCGGGTTCGCCTTCTCGCAGAACGTGCTGAACATCTGGATTCTTGCGGCGCTCGAGGCAGTCGTACTCGCTGCCCTGATCGGCATCGCGAACGGGCTGCGCTGGGCCTGGCTGGCCATCACCATCTCGGCCGTTGCCTACGTGGCAATCCTGTTCACCAACGCCCCTGCCCTGGCCACACTGGGCCTGCTGGTCTTCCAGTTCCTGGCATCGCTTTACGGCTGGTTCTGTTGGCGCCAGTCCCCTGCCGACGCCGAGCCGGCCGAAGCCGAGTCGAACGAATACCCGCCGAGCCCCTACAACGCGTAG
- a CDS encoding P-loop NTPase family protein, translating to MSGGFPGCQILKLNVISKVIGTGQTAVAALRAVGLYMDAGEFAAAMGRSGSGNSSLANHRVTTLDRDVVGTAVGPCALA from the coding sequence ATGAGTGGCGGATTCCCGGGTTGCCAGATCCTGAAACTCAATGTGATTTCCAAGGTCATTGGCACCGGCCAAACGGCCGTTGCCGCGCTGCGCGCGGTCGGCCTGTACATGGACGCTGGCGAATTCGCAGCGGCCATGGGCCGGTCGGGCTCGGGCAATTCCTCGTTGGCCAACCACCGAGTGACAACGCTGGACCGGGACGTCGTGGGAACAGCGGTTGGCCCCTGTGCGCTGGCTTGA
- a CDS encoding S9 family peptidase — protein MSPTNAAPTPPVTAKIPTERTHHGDTFVDDYEWLREKESPQVVEHLKAENAYAEAVTEHQAPLRDAIFTEIKERTEETDLSVPARKRGWWYFARTAEGSQYAIHCRVAATDSGDPVADWTPPVIEAGVAINGEQVLLDGNAEAEGKPFFALGGLSVSEDGNLLAYAQDNAGDERFTLRIKDLRTGELFPDVIENVFYGLAFSPDATRVYYTVVDDSWRPHQIKAHVLGTDPATDTVIIQEDDPGMWMGFDLSQDRCELLIGIGNSEYSETRSLDLTDAAAEPRMLLSRAEHILHSMDPVVLDGARGYLITHDRDAPNNMVSLLPAAQVALPYAQQQWITIVGHDEAVKVEGTAVTATHLMLSVRKDTTERVQIMPLAGLGTPTQGEAVEPGFDEELYTCALANAELDSPLIRLTYTSDFTPPRVYDYALADGTLTLRKQTPVHGGYDPANYLATREWAVAADGARIPVTVMRRRELQPDSTNPVLVYGYGSYEASMDPAFSIARLSLLDRGVVFAVAHVRGGGEVGRSWYENGKKLAKKNTFTDFVRVTEHLIEAGWADPARIAALGGSAGGLLMGAVANLAPALYAGIVAQVPFVDALTSILDPELPLSALEWEEWGNPIEDSEVYAYMKSYSPYENITAVDYPKIAAVTSLNDTRVLYVEPAKWVARLREFSTGSEPIVMKIEMDGGHGGASGRYEGWKTRAWDYAFILDTLGATARI, from the coding sequence ATGAGCCCAACGAATGCCGCCCCGACCCCTCCGGTCACGGCGAAAATACCCACCGAACGCACCCACCACGGGGATACGTTCGTGGATGACTACGAATGGTTGCGCGAGAAGGAGAGCCCGCAGGTCGTCGAGCACCTGAAGGCCGAAAACGCCTACGCCGAGGCGGTCACCGAACACCAGGCGCCGCTGCGCGATGCGATCTTCACCGAGATCAAGGAACGCACCGAGGAAACCGACCTCTCCGTTCCGGCGCGCAAGCGCGGCTGGTGGTACTTCGCACGCACCGCAGAGGGCAGCCAGTACGCCATCCACTGCCGCGTCGCCGCCACCGACTCCGGTGATCCGGTCGCCGATTGGACCCCGCCGGTCATCGAGGCCGGTGTCGCCATCAATGGCGAACAGGTGCTGCTGGACGGCAACGCCGAAGCCGAGGGCAAGCCCTTCTTCGCCCTGGGCGGCCTGTCCGTCAGCGAGGACGGAAATCTGCTGGCTTACGCGCAGGACAACGCCGGTGACGAGCGCTTCACGCTGCGGATCAAGGACCTGCGCACCGGCGAGCTGTTCCCCGACGTGATCGAGAACGTCTTCTATGGTCTGGCCTTCTCCCCCGACGCGACCCGCGTCTACTACACGGTGGTCGACGATTCCTGGCGCCCGCACCAGATCAAGGCGCACGTGCTGGGAACCGATCCAGCCACCGACACGGTGATCATCCAAGAGGACGACCCGGGCATGTGGATGGGCTTCGATCTGTCCCAGGACCGCTGCGAACTGCTGATCGGGATCGGCAATTCCGAATACTCCGAGACCCGCTCGCTGGACCTGACCGACGCCGCGGCCGAGCCGCGCATGTTGCTGTCCCGCGCCGAGCACATCCTGCACTCGATGGACCCGGTGGTGCTTGACGGAGCGCGCGGCTACCTGATCACCCACGACCGCGATGCACCGAACAACATGGTCTCGCTGCTTCCGGCTGCACAGGTAGCGCTGCCCTACGCGCAGCAGCAGTGGATCACCATCGTCGGGCACGACGAGGCGGTGAAGGTCGAGGGCACGGCAGTGACGGCGACGCACCTGATGCTCTCGGTCCGAAAGGACACCACCGAACGCGTGCAGATCATGCCGCTGGCCGGGCTCGGCACGCCCACGCAGGGCGAGGCCGTGGAGCCGGGCTTCGACGAGGAGCTCTACACCTGCGCGCTGGCCAACGCCGAACTCGATTCCCCCCTCATCCGGCTGACCTACACCAGTGACTTCACCCCGCCGCGGGTGTACGACTATGCGCTTGCCGACGGGACGCTGACGCTGCGCAAGCAGACCCCGGTACACGGCGGCTATGACCCGGCGAACTACCTGGCCACCCGCGAATGGGCTGTCGCGGCCGATGGCGCCCGGATCCCGGTCACCGTCATGCGCCGCCGCGAGCTCCAGCCGGATTCGACGAACCCCGTGCTGGTCTACGGCTACGGAAGCTACGAGGCGAGCATGGACCCGGCGTTCTCCATCGCCCGGCTGAGCCTGCTGGACCGCGGCGTCGTCTTTGCCGTCGCGCACGTGCGCGGCGGCGGCGAGGTGGGCCGCTCCTGGTACGAAAACGGGAAGAAGCTGGCCAAGAAGAACACCTTCACCGACTTCGTACGGGTCACCGAGCACCTGATCGAGGCTGGCTGGGCCGACCCGGCACGGATCGCAGCACTCGGCGGGTCCGCCGGTGGCCTGCTCATGGGCGCGGTGGCCAACCTGGCCCCGGCGCTCTATGCGGGCATCGTCGCCCAGGTCCCGTTCGTCGATGCGCTGACCTCGATCCTGGATCCGGAGCTGCCGCTCTCGGCCCTGGAATGGGAGGAGTGGGGCAACCCGATAGAGGACTCCGAGGTCTACGCGTATATGAAGTCATACTCCCCCTATGAGAACATCACCGCCGTCGACTACCCGAAGATCGCCGCCGTTACCTCGCTGAACGACACCCGCGTCCTGTACGTGGAGCCAGCCAAATGGGTGGCTAGGCTGCGCGAGTTCAGCACGGGATCCGAACCGATTGTGATGAAGATCGAGATGGACGGAGGACACGGCGGCGCCTCGGGCCGCTACGAGGGCTGGAAGACCCGGGCCTGGGACTACGCGTTCATCCTCGACACGCTCGGTGCCACGGCGCGCATCTAG
- a CDS encoding acyl-CoA dehydrogenase family protein has protein sequence MSDHTVSATTLPYLDGDFFHFESLLPAEELERLNVIRDWMEAEVRPISRDFWNRSEFPKHLIPKVAELDMISPVRRQGRSHLFAGMVTAAVHRVDASFGTFFSGHDGLFTGSIELLASEEQKAMWLPDIYALKKTGVFAITEPLAGSDVAGGTTTTAVRDGDNWVLNGEKRWIGNSTFSDYVLVWAKDVEDSQVKGFLVETSSPGFHATLIENRISLRAVQNADIVMTNLVVPDSHKLAGANSFRDTNKVLKTTRATVGWQAVGMQMAAFDVARKYAVERHQFGKPIASFQLIQEQLVTMLSNAQASMGMMVRLAQMEDAGTSRNEHSALAKAFVTKCMRETVAMGRGILGGNGVHVDYEMAKIFCDAEAIYTYEGTYEINTLVAGRAITGIAAFV, from the coding sequence GGATGGAAGCCGAGGTCCGCCCTATCTCGCGAGATTTCTGGAATCGCAGCGAATTTCCTAAACACCTGATTCCGAAAGTCGCCGAGCTGGACATGATCAGCCCGGTCCGCCGTCAGGGCAGGTCGCACCTCTTTGCGGGCATGGTCACGGCCGCCGTTCACCGAGTTGACGCATCCTTCGGCACCTTCTTCAGCGGCCATGACGGCCTGTTTACCGGATCCATTGAACTGCTCGCCTCCGAGGAGCAGAAGGCGATGTGGCTTCCCGACATCTATGCGCTGAAGAAGACCGGGGTCTTTGCCATCACCGAGCCGCTGGCCGGATCCGATGTTGCCGGCGGCACGACCACCACGGCGGTGCGTGACGGCGACAACTGGGTCCTCAATGGCGAAAAGCGTTGGATCGGAAACTCCACCTTCTCCGATTACGTGCTTGTCTGGGCCAAGGACGTCGAGGACAGCCAGGTCAAGGGCTTCCTCGTGGAGACCTCCAGCCCGGGCTTCCATGCAACGCTGATCGAAAACCGCATCTCACTGCGTGCCGTGCAGAATGCCGACATCGTCATGACCAACCTGGTGGTCCCGGATTCGCACAAGCTGGCCGGGGCGAACAGCTTCCGCGATACCAACAAAGTCCTGAAGACCACGCGTGCCACGGTGGGCTGGCAGGCCGTCGGGATGCAGATGGCGGCCTTCGACGTAGCAAGAAAATATGCCGTAGAGCGCCATCAGTTCGGTAAGCCGATCGCCAGCTTCCAGCTCATTCAGGAACAACTGGTCACCATGCTTTCCAATGCCCAGGCGTCCATGGGCATGATGGTCCGCCTGGCCCAGATGGAGGATGCCGGAACCAGCCGCAACGAGCACTCGGCCTTGGCCAAGGCCTTTGTCACCAAATGCATGCGTGAGACGGTGGCGATGGGACGCGGCATCCTCGGCGGTAACGGGGTCCACGTGGACTACGAGATGGCCAAGATCTTCTGCGACGCGGAAGCCATCTACACCTATGAGGGCACTTATGAAATCAACACATTGGTGGCCGGCCGAGCGATTACGGGCATTGCGGCTTTCGTCTAA
- a CDS encoding hotdog fold thioesterase: protein MSETNVDAAHAGTGSEATPTPEKALAHPILANDPASEWMGIEVIQVDDGHATITMKLRPEMLNGFGIAHGGMLFAFADTAFALACNPHTGSEDTITVASGVDINFMRPGIPGRLLTAVADRRAQTGRSGIFDIQVLQTVPGAPDEVLAEFRGRSRTIPKR, encoded by the coding sequence ATGAGCGAAACCAACGTCGACGCGGCCCACGCGGGCACCGGGTCCGAAGCAACCCCGACCCCGGAAAAGGCCTTGGCCCACCCGATTCTGGCCAACGATCCAGCCTCCGAATGGATGGGCATCGAAGTCATCCAAGTCGACGACGGCCACGCCACCATCACCATGAAGCTGCGTCCCGAAATGCTCAACGGTTTCGGCATCGCCCACGGCGGCATGCTCTTCGCCTTCGCCGACACTGCCTTCGCGCTGGCCTGCAACCCGCACACCGGCTCGGAAGACACCATCACCGTCGCCTCCGGTGTCGACATCAACTTCATGCGCCCGGGTATCCCCGGCCGCCTGCTCACCGCCGTGGCCGACCGCCGCGCCCAGACCGGGCGCAGCGGCATCTTCGACATCCAGGTGCTGCAAACCGTTCCCGGCGCCCCGGACGAGGTCCTTGCCGAATTCCGCGGCCGTTCCCGCACCATTCCCAAGCGCTAA
- a CDS encoding succinylglutamate desuccinylase/aspartoacylase family protein, protein MSAVFSGIDFESTGKQIGYGHVVHSDQVHDGSVIPVPIAVISSGPGPTTLLVAGTHGDEYEGQVLLHELIRIIEPEDLAGTLIIVPAANSAAVRAGMRVSPIDGGNLNRSYPGDARGGPTEQVADMIAGSLLPRADFVIDMHSGGVNSTYLPITSISRGPDAERWKAKLAAVRALGLPYAMVAAPLLEIGSISNAADRAGIPTISTELAGSGTMDRRTLKNMRRGVDELLRSLGVLRSGPEAGGPADPEPVEPVWIELTGESPVTSTAVGLFEPLVDLGDWVTAGDPVAQVHFIDELDREPRTYAARVDGVVAIMRRPTLVDVGAHLMHIAPMLDISAI, encoded by the coding sequence ATGAGCGCGGTCTTCAGCGGCATCGACTTCGAGTCCACGGGTAAGCAGATCGGGTACGGGCACGTGGTGCATTCCGACCAGGTGCATGACGGATCGGTGATTCCGGTGCCGATTGCCGTCATCTCATCGGGGCCGGGCCCCACCACCCTGCTCGTCGCGGGGACACACGGTGACGAATACGAGGGGCAGGTCCTGCTCCATGAGCTCATCCGCATCATCGAACCGGAGGACCTGGCCGGAACGTTGATCATCGTGCCCGCGGCGAACTCGGCGGCAGTGCGTGCCGGAATGAGGGTCTCGCCAATCGACGGCGGAAACCTGAACCGATCCTATCCGGGCGACGCCCGGGGAGGCCCCACCGAACAGGTGGCGGATATGATCGCCGGGTCGCTTCTACCGCGTGCGGACTTCGTCATTGACATGCATTCTGGCGGGGTGAATTCGACCTATCTGCCCATCACCTCCATCTCCCGTGGACCTGATGCGGAGCGGTGGAAGGCAAAGCTCGCGGCGGTCCGAGCCTTGGGCTTGCCGTACGCCATGGTTGCCGCCCCATTGCTGGAGATCGGTTCCATTAGCAATGCCGCTGATCGAGCAGGAATTCCGACGATTTCGACCGAGCTTGCCGGTTCGGGCACCATGGACCGTCGCACGCTGAAGAACATGCGCCGTGGTGTCGATGAGTTGTTGCGGAGCCTTGGCGTGCTTCGCTCCGGGCCGGAGGCCGGTGGTCCTGCGGATCCGGAACCAGTAGAGCCGGTATGGATTGAGCTCACCGGTGAATCCCCGGTGACCTCAACCGCTGTGGGACTCTTCGAGCCACTGGTTGATCTGGGCGACTGGGTGACGGCCGGCGACCCGGTGGCCCAAGTGCATTTCATTGACGAGCTGGACCGCGAACCTCGCACATATGCTGCCCGGGTTGATGGGGTCGTGGCGATCATGCGCCGACCCACGCTCGTGGACGTGGGCGCGCACCTGATGCATATCGCGCCGATGCTGGACATTTCGGCCATCTAG
- a CDS encoding ketopantoate reductase family protein yields the protein MRVLVFGAGVIGRIYAARLAATGHQVSILARGAKAEQLRESGITLQRGHTAAEAIYPAVLETPQEAGEFDVAFVAIRRDQVGDALADIATVRARIIVSLVNLPLGLAGFGAAVGSERFIPGFPGVAGSLDRKGTLHYLELAQQPTILGNVGGPAGGVEEVGGLLRSAGMKFRTAEDMATWMQSHAVFISAFESAIVATPGGVVSLAADRKATRNAVAAVREGLRALEARGTRAAPAAVRLIFLSLPLWFATAYWRRQLAGDLGRLGLEPHAVATRHTELTQLQDDVLQLMAGTPTPRLDALFNAAR from the coding sequence ATGCGTGTTCTGGTTTTCGGGGCTGGAGTCATCGGGAGGATCTATGCCGCACGACTGGCGGCAACCGGTCACCAGGTATCGATCTTGGCCCGCGGAGCAAAAGCCGAACAGCTGCGGGAATCCGGCATCACCCTGCAGCGGGGCCATACGGCAGCCGAGGCGATATACCCGGCAGTCCTCGAAACCCCGCAGGAAGCCGGGGAGTTCGATGTCGCATTCGTGGCGATCCGCCGAGATCAGGTAGGGGACGCACTTGCTGATATCGCCACCGTCCGGGCCCGCATCATCGTCAGCCTCGTCAACCTTCCCCTCGGGCTCGCCGGGTTCGGCGCCGCCGTCGGGTCGGAACGCTTCATCCCGGGGTTCCCGGGCGTCGCCGGCTCCCTGGACCGGAAGGGAACGCTGCATTATCTGGAGCTCGCCCAGCAACCGACCATTCTCGGCAACGTCGGTGGCCCTGCCGGAGGCGTCGAAGAAGTCGGCGGGCTGCTGCGATCAGCCGGGATGAAATTCCGCACCGCAGAAGACATGGCCACCTGGATGCAGTCCCATGCCGTGTTCATTTCGGCCTTCGAATCGGCCATCGTTGCCACGCCCGGCGGGGTGGTGTCCCTTGCCGCCGACCGTAAAGCGACACGCAACGCAGTGGCAGCGGTCCGGGAGGGCCTGCGTGCCCTCGAGGCGCGCGGCACCAGGGCGGCTCCGGCTGCGGTGCGGCTTATTTTCCTGAGCCTGCCGTTGTGGTTCGCAACCGCCTATTGGCGCCGCCAGCTGGCCGGAGATTTGGGGCGCCTGGGCCTCGAGCCACATGCTGTAGCCACGCGCCACACGGAACTGACCCAACTACAGGACGACGTGCTCCAACTGATGGCCGGCACGCCGACGCCGCGGCTCGACGCACTCTTCAATGCCGCACGCTAG
- a CDS encoding PadR family transcriptional regulator has translation MQAKQEPVDWPSDWLRATLGMCALRALESGPSYGYAIISALAGAGLGTIKGGTLYPLLTRFEAAGWVATEWRPGEGGPGRKYFSLTADGRRTLAEQREAWRNFTHTTTGFLNSPEHAGQGA, from the coding sequence ATGCAGGCAAAACAAGAACCCGTCGACTGGCCCAGCGACTGGCTGCGCGCGACGTTGGGCATGTGCGCACTCAGGGCACTGGAATCCGGACCGTCGTATGGATACGCGATCATCTCGGCGCTGGCCGGCGCCGGGTTGGGCACCATCAAGGGCGGCACGCTCTATCCCCTGCTGACCCGCTTCGAGGCAGCTGGCTGGGTAGCCACCGAATGGCGTCCGGGCGAGGGTGGCCCGGGTCGGAAATACTTTTCACTTACGGCCGACGGACGCCGGACACTTGCCGAACAACGTGAAGCCTGGCGGAATTTCACGCACACCACGACGGGTTTCCTGAACTCGCCAGAACACGCCGGACAAGGAGCATGA
- a CDS encoding TetR/AcrR family transcriptional regulator: MPTSTAKSPATKRGRPGYDQESVLSIAVSVFNKHGYDATSMGTLAENLGISKSAIYHHVPSKGDLLRLALDEALIPLEAIVEDERATIGTAEQRLEFFLRSTIQVLVKRQQYVTLLLRLRGNTEIERDALDRRRAVDRRVSDLVVEAQQEGSLRADIDPRTATRLLFGTINSLVEWFREGGPVSAEQVEEHAITMMFDGLHGGKR; the protein is encoded by the coding sequence ATGCCCACTAGCACTGCCAAGTCCCCCGCCACCAAGCGCGGACGCCCCGGTTACGACCAGGAATCCGTCTTGAGCATTGCCGTCTCCGTTTTCAACAAGCACGGATACGACGCCACCTCGATGGGGACCCTGGCCGAGAACCTGGGCATCAGCAAATCGGCGATCTACCATCACGTCCCCTCCAAGGGCGACCTGCTGCGCCTGGCCCTGGACGAGGCCCTCATCCCGCTCGAAGCCATCGTCGAAGACGAACGCGCCACCATCGGCACCGCCGAACAACGCCTCGAGTTCTTCCTGCGCTCCACCATCCAGGTCCTGGTCAAACGCCAACAGTACGTCACGCTGCTGCTGCGCCTGCGTGGCAACACCGAGATCGAACGCGATGCACTGGACCGGCGGCGCGCCGTGGACCGCCGCGTCTCCGACCTGGTCGTCGAGGCCCAACAGGAGGGCTCGCTGCGCGCCGACATCGATCCGCGTACGGCGACCCGTCTGCTTTTCGGCACCATCAACTCCCTGGTCGAATGGTTCCGGGAGGGTGGTCCTGTTTCGGCCGAACAGGTCGAGGAACACGCCATCACGATGATGTTCGACGGGTTGCACGGCGGCAAGCGATAG